The following are encoded together in the Aciduricibacillus chroicocephali genome:
- a CDS encoding SCO family protein — MKIYKIIPLLAILLLAACGQSKIETNMSVDVKSFEYRNQDGNKFGLKDLKGNWWVADFIFTNCTTVCLPMTSNMKQLQNRAAKENVDVQLVSFSIDPDRDKPDVLKKYAKSYNADTKNWNFLTGYDFNTIKELSVLSFKSLAEKPPEGTDTDQFTHGTSFFLVNPDGKVIKRYDGSDNKSIDAIVDDLKKVQ; from the coding sequence TTGAAAATATATAAAATCATTCCGCTCCTTGCCATTCTGTTACTTGCTGCTTGTGGCCAGTCCAAAATTGAGACGAATATGTCTGTGGACGTTAAAAGCTTCGAATATAGGAATCAGGATGGTAATAAATTCGGACTTAAAGATTTAAAAGGTAACTGGTGGGTTGCCGATTTCATCTTTACAAACTGTACTACCGTTTGCCTGCCAATGACTTCAAATATGAAACAGCTTCAGAACAGAGCAGCAAAAGAAAATGTCGATGTCCAACTTGTATCTTTCAGTATTGATCCGGATCGCGACAAACCAGATGTGCTGAAGAAATATGCAAAAAGCTATAATGCTGATACGAAGAACTGGAATTTCCTAACAGGTTATGATTTCAATACAATTAAAGAGCTTTCCGTACTCTCTTTCAAAAGTCTAGCCGAGAAACCACCGGAGGGAACCGATACAGACCAGTTCACACACGGGACGAGCTTCTTCCTCGTTAATCCTGACGGCAAAGTAATTAAGAGATACGACGGAAGTGACAATAAATCAATTGATGCCATCGTGGATGACTTAAAGAAAGTTCAATAA
- the tpiA gene encoding triose-phosphate isomerase, with product MRKTVIAGNWKMHKLLNSAGQFIDDIKSSVPSAMKTETIVCAPYLFLPLLVEKAKGTDIRIAAQNMHFEEKGAFTGEVSPGMLADIGVSHCVIGHSERREMFGETDDSVNKKTHAAFAHNILPIICVGESLEQRESGVMESHIRQQVENALSGLSDEQISKTIIAYEPIWAIGTGKTATDEEANDVCKHIRKTIAELSNQEIADQVIIQYGGSVKPDNIGDLLAKSDIDGALVGGASLEADSFVKLLEEGTK from the coding sequence ATGAGGAAAACAGTAATTGCCGGCAATTGGAAAATGCACAAATTGCTTAATAGCGCCGGCCAATTTATAGATGATATTAAATCCTCTGTCCCATCTGCAATGAAGACAGAAACGATTGTTTGTGCACCGTATCTATTCCTTCCACTGCTCGTTGAAAAGGCAAAAGGAACTGATATCAGAATCGCTGCCCAGAATATGCACTTCGAAGAAAAAGGTGCATTCACTGGTGAAGTGAGTCCAGGAATGCTTGCTGATATTGGTGTAAGCCATTGTGTTATCGGACACTCTGAGCGTCGTGAAATGTTTGGAGAAACAGATGACTCAGTGAACAAGAAAACTCATGCAGCTTTTGCTCATAATATCCTTCCGATCATCTGCGTTGGTGAATCACTTGAACAGCGCGAATCAGGAGTTATGGAAAGCCATATTAGACAGCAAGTTGAAAATGCGCTCTCAGGTCTTTCAGATGAGCAGATTTCCAAAACAATCATTGCTTATGAACCAATCTGGGCTATTGGAACAGGCAAGACAGCAACAGATGAAGAGGCGAATGATGTTTGCAAACATATTCGCAAGACCATTGCTGAACTGTCTAATCAGGAGATTGCAGATCAAGTCATTATTCAGTATGGCGGTAGTGTGAAGCCTGATAATATAGGGGATTTGCTTGCAAAAAGTGATATCGATGGTGCCCTTGTCGGTGGTGCGAGCCTTGAAGCAGATTCCTTTGTGAAACTGCTTGAGGAGGGCACCAAATGA
- a CDS encoding glutaredoxin family protein: protein MKEVLLYTRKQCPLCDEARALLELFDVNIIEHDIETRDEWQLNYGLMIPVIVIDREEMYGEQISFEQLNKRLSS, encoded by the coding sequence ATGAAGGAAGTTTTACTGTATACGAGAAAACAATGCCCACTTTGCGATGAGGCGAGGGCCCTCCTGGAGCTGTTCGATGTGAATATAATAGAGCACGATATCGAAACGAGAGATGAGTGGCAGCTCAATTATGGATTGATGATTCCTGTTATCGTCATTGATCGTGAAGAGATGTATGGAGAGCAGATTAGTTTTGAACAATTGAACAAGCGATTAAGTTCATAG
- a CDS encoding phosphoglycerate kinase: MNKKTLNDLDVAGKNVFCRVDFNVPMDEGEITDDTRIKAALPTIRHLSDQGARVILVTHLGRPKGKIDETLRLDPVAARLSDLLERDVIKTDSVYGSEVDEAIKGLSDGDVLLIENVRFEAGEEKNAPELAEAFAKMADLYVNDAFGTAHRAHASTAGVAEKLPSAAGLLMEKEIEVLGKALENPERPFTAIIGGAKVKDKIDVIDNLLDKVDTLLIGGGLANTFIKAEGHDVGDSLLEADKVDTAKRFIELAKEKGVRFEIPVDVVIANEFSEDAETKVVPVSEIPEGWQALDIGPKTRKTYSELIADSKLVVWNGPMGVFEMEPFSAGTKTVADALAKTAGYSVIGGGDSAAAVEKFGVAEKMDHVSTGGGASLEFMEGKTLPGVAALDDKDQGAQLS, from the coding sequence ATGAATAAAAAAACGCTGAACGATCTTGATGTGGCTGGCAAGAACGTGTTTTGCCGTGTGGACTTCAATGTGCCGATGGATGAAGGGGAAATTACTGACGACACACGTATCAAAGCAGCCTTGCCGACAATCAGACATCTTTCCGATCAGGGAGCGCGTGTCATTCTTGTGACTCATCTTGGACGCCCTAAAGGAAAAATTGATGAAACATTGCGTCTTGATCCAGTTGCGGCTAGATTAAGTGATTTGCTAGAGCGTGATGTTATCAAGACAGATTCGGTTTATGGTTCTGAAGTGGATGAAGCGATCAAAGGCCTTTCAGATGGTGATGTCCTCTTAATTGAGAATGTACGCTTTGAAGCCGGCGAAGAAAAGAATGCGCCTGAGCTTGCAGAAGCATTCGCAAAAATGGCTGACCTCTATGTAAACGATGCATTCGGAACGGCTCACCGTGCTCACGCTTCAACAGCAGGTGTAGCAGAAAAACTGCCGAGCGCAGCAGGTCTGCTCATGGAAAAGGAAATTGAAGTTCTCGGGAAAGCTCTTGAAAATCCTGAACGTCCGTTTACAGCGATTATTGGCGGCGCCAAAGTAAAGGACAAGATTGATGTCATCGACAATTTGCTTGATAAGGTTGACACATTGCTAATCGGCGGAGGACTTGCCAATACTTTCATCAAAGCGGAAGGTCATGATGTAGGAGACTCGCTTCTAGAGGCTGATAAAGTCGATACAGCGAAAAGATTCATTGAGCTAGCGAAAGAGAAAGGCGTTCGTTTCGAAATCCCAGTCGACGTCGTCATTGCTAATGAATTTTCTGAAGATGCAGAGACAAAAGTTGTACCTGTATCTGAAATTCCTGAGGGCTGGCAGGCACTTGATATCGGGCCGAAGACACGCAAGACGTACAGTGAGCTGATTGCTGATTCCAAGCTGGTTGTCTGGAACGGACCGATGGGTGTATTTGAAATGGAGCCTTTCTCAGCTGGAACGAAAACAGTTGCCGATGCACTGGCAAAAACAGCAGGTTATTCTGTAATCGGTGGCGGAGATTCGGCTGCAGCTGTTGAGAAGTTCGGTGTTGCAGAAAAGATGGATCACGTTTCAACTGGTGGGGGAGCATCATTGGAATTCATGGAAGGAAAGACACTTCCAGGTGTCGCTGCACTTGATGACAAGGATCAGGGGGCACAGCTTTCATGA
- a CDS encoding FixH family protein translates to MKKSLFIIGTVILVLFLSACGEKDKAKDTSSKEPNTLDPLEVALNVPETGEKNKPIELKATVKQKKELVDDASEVQFEIWKDGAKEDSEIIDAANKKDGKYTANYTFKEDAVYTVQVHVTARQQHQMPTKKIAIDSSETTRNEHEGHSHGDEHHASDLSFHFIKPEKISKNTDTELAVHLEKDGKPLTEANVRYEISKDDVKKHAWVATQEIKTGQYKATYAFKNAGKYTVQIHVENDKGLHEHEHYTLTVE, encoded by the coding sequence TTGAAAAAAAGTCTATTTATTATTGGAACAGTGATCCTTGTACTCTTCCTTTCAGCATGTGGGGAAAAGGACAAAGCGAAGGACACTTCATCAAAAGAGCCGAACACGCTCGATCCGCTAGAAGTTGCTCTGAATGTGCCCGAAACTGGCGAAAAGAACAAGCCCATTGAACTAAAAGCAACAGTTAAACAAAAGAAAGAGCTAGTAGACGATGCTTCTGAGGTTCAATTCGAAATATGGAAAGACGGCGCCAAAGAAGACTCCGAAATAATTGATGCTGCAAATAAAAAAGACGGTAAATATACTGCTAATTACACTTTCAAAGAAGATGCCGTCTATACTGTCCAGGTACATGTAACGGCACGTCAGCAACACCAGATGCCAACAAAGAAAATTGCGATCGACAGTTCTGAAACTACGAGGAATGAGCATGAGGGACACAGCCACGGCGATGAGCACCATGCCTCTGATCTCAGTTTTCATTTTATAAAGCCGGAAAAAATCAGCAAAAATACAGATACTGAATTGGCCGTTCATTTGGAGAAGGACGGAAAACCACTTACAGAAGCAAATGTCCGTTATGAAATTTCCAAAGATGATGTTAAAAAACATGCATGGGTAGCTACGCAGGAAATTAAGACCGGTCAATATAAAGCTACATATGCTTTTAAAAATGCCGGCAAGTATACAGTACAAATTCACGTTGAAAATGATAAAGGTTTGCATGAACATGAGCACTATACTTTGACAGTTGAATAA
- the gpmI gene encoding 2,3-bisphosphoglycerate-independent phosphoglycerate mutase, with amino-acid sequence MTDRKLAALIIIDGFAFRDETEGNAVEQAHKPNFDRYWTEFPHETLTACGNAVGLPEGQMGNSEVGHLNIGAGRIVYQSLTRINLAIENGDIFEKPAFLKAVRQARDTGKALHLFGLLSDGGVHSHIRHLYALLKLAKKEGLDRVYVHGFLDGRDVGPKTALGYIQEAEEKMKEIGVGSFASITGRYYAMDRDKRWERVKLAYDAMTAGAGEKFQSAEAAVEASYASGITDEFVKPTVMVNSEENPIGNIETGDSAIFFNFRPDRAIQLSLAFGNEDFNEFDRGPSKPANLNFVMMLPYSDMIHGETGFEPINLNNTVGEVISVNGMKQLRIAETEKYPHVTFFMSGGREDEFPGEKRILINSPKVATYDLKPEMSAYEVTDALLEELDRDDLNAVILNFANPDMVGHSGLLEPTVKAIETVDECLGKIVDKIISLGGTAIITADHGNSDEVVTIEGKPMTAHTTNPVPVIVTKNGIDLRSGGILADLAPTLLHLLGLEKPEEMTGKTLIKQ; translated from the coding sequence ATGACGGATCGGAAACTTGCCGCTCTCATCATCATTGATGGGTTCGCATTTCGTGATGAAACGGAAGGCAATGCCGTCGAACAGGCACATAAGCCGAACTTTGACCGCTACTGGACTGAATTCCCGCATGAGACATTGACTGCATGCGGGAATGCTGTCGGTCTGCCGGAGGGGCAGATGGGCAATTCCGAAGTTGGTCATTTGAACATTGGTGCTGGCCGAATTGTTTATCAAAGTCTGACACGGATCAATCTGGCAATTGAGAATGGTGATATCTTTGAAAAGCCGGCTTTCTTAAAAGCTGTTCGTCAGGCTCGGGATACGGGCAAAGCACTTCATTTGTTCGGTCTGCTTTCCGATGGTGGGGTCCACAGCCATATTCGTCATCTGTATGCTCTGCTGAAGTTGGCTAAAAAAGAAGGACTTGATCGTGTGTATGTACACGGATTCCTGGATGGCCGGGATGTCGGCCCTAAGACAGCCCTCGGATATATTCAAGAAGCTGAAGAAAAGATGAAAGAAATCGGAGTCGGTTCTTTCGCAAGCATTACCGGCCGTTATTACGCAATGGACCGTGATAAAAGATGGGAACGGGTAAAGCTTGCCTATGATGCAATGACTGCTGGTGCTGGAGAAAAGTTCCAGTCTGCTGAAGCAGCTGTCGAAGCAAGCTATGCATCTGGCATCACAGATGAATTCGTAAAGCCAACGGTAATGGTAAATAGTGAGGAGAATCCGATTGGTAACATTGAAACCGGGGATTCTGCTATATTCTTCAACTTCCGTCCAGACCGTGCGATTCAGCTTTCACTTGCTTTTGGCAATGAAGATTTTAATGAGTTTGACCGAGGTCCATCAAAGCCGGCAAACTTGAATTTCGTCATGATGCTCCCATACAGTGACATGATTCATGGAGAAACAGGCTTTGAACCGATCAATTTGAATAATACTGTAGGTGAAGTGATCTCTGTTAATGGAATGAAACAGCTCCGGATTGCAGAGACAGAAAAATATCCGCATGTCACATTCTTTATGAGTGGCGGACGGGAAGATGAATTCCCTGGTGAAAAGCGGATTCTGATCAACTCACCAAAAGTAGCTACATATGACTTGAAGCCGGAAATGAGTGCCTATGAAGTGACAGATGCGCTGCTTGAGGAACTTGATAGAGATGATCTGAATGCAGTAATTCTGAACTTCGCCAATCCTGATATGGTCGGCCATTCCGGTCTTCTTGAGCCGACAGTGAAGGCAATTGAGACAGTAGATGAATGCCTTGGCAAGATTGTGGACAAGATTATCTCTCTTGGAGGTACAGCAATTATTACTGCAGATCACGGCAATTCCGATGAAGTTGTTACGATAGAAGGCAAGCCAATGACAGCTCATACGACAAATCCAGTTCCTGTAATCGTTACAAAGAATGGAATTGATCTGCGCTCCGGCGGTATTCTTGCTGACCTTGCACCGACATTGCTCCATCTTTTAGGGTTGGAAAAACCGGAAGAAATGACAGGAAAAACACTAATCAAACAATAG
- a CDS encoding LLM class flavin-dependent oxidoreductase, translating into MEKKMEYGIYTLGDLVADPHSGKIVSPAVRIKEIIHQAILAEKGGLDIFGVGEHHRLDYAVSAPALVLASIAQATEKIRLTSAATVLSTTDPVRLFEDFSTLDLLSGGRAEIMCGRGAFAESFSLFGYELEENDALFKEKMALLLKLNEEKIISWHGRFRPELQQAEISPRPLQEQLPIWIGVGGSPESAAFAGKSGANMAMAILKGDALRFKPLADAYWEAARNAGQPIDQLSLGVTGHAFIAQTTKEAKEQFYLYYKNYRSYVHRQRGEDFQLTWEEFEELTAPDTSLFVGSPESVAQKIANQYQLFGHNRFIAQMDIGGLPAALVEQSIRLFAEVTVPLANELINNVK; encoded by the coding sequence ATGGAGAAAAAGATGGAATACGGCATCTATACGCTCGGAGATCTCGTTGCCGATCCGCACAGTGGAAAAATTGTATCGCCCGCTGTCCGCATTAAGGAAATCATTCATCAGGCAATTCTTGCTGAGAAAGGCGGATTGGATATTTTTGGAGTAGGCGAACATCACCGACTTGACTACGCAGTTTCTGCGCCTGCCCTTGTTCTCGCCAGCATTGCTCAGGCAACCGAAAAAATTAGATTGACAAGTGCCGCCACAGTTCTTAGTACGACTGACCCGGTTCGATTGTTTGAAGACTTCTCCACTCTCGACCTTCTTAGCGGCGGACGGGCGGAAATCATGTGTGGACGCGGCGCTTTCGCTGAGTCTTTTTCTCTGTTCGGCTATGAATTGGAAGAAAACGATGCTTTGTTTAAAGAAAAAATGGCACTGCTTTTAAAGCTAAATGAAGAAAAGATCATTTCCTGGCACGGGCGCTTCCGTCCCGAACTGCAGCAAGCGGAAATTTCTCCGCGTCCATTACAGGAACAGCTGCCGATATGGATTGGTGTCGGCGGTTCTCCGGAAAGTGCGGCATTTGCCGGGAAGAGCGGGGCCAATATGGCTATGGCAATTTTGAAAGGTGATGCCTTGCGATTCAAGCCGCTTGCTGATGCATATTGGGAAGCTGCACGCAATGCTGGACAACCGATCGATCAGCTTTCCCTAGGTGTCACAGGGCATGCTTTCATTGCTCAAACAACAAAAGAAGCAAAGGAGCAATTCTATCTTTATTACAAGAATTATCGCAGCTATGTGCATCGACAGCGTGGAGAAGACTTTCAATTAACTTGGGAGGAGTTCGAGGAGTTAACAGCACCTGATACATCCCTATTTGTAGGCAGCCCTGAGAGTGTAGCTCAGAAAATTGCCAATCAGTATCAATTATTCGGCCATAACCGGTTCATTGCGCAAATGGATATTGGCGGACTGCCCGCCGCACTCGTTGAGCAAAGTATCCGCCTTTTTGCCGAAGTGACAGTACCGCTTGCTAACGAGCTAATTAATAACGTAAAATAA
- a CDS encoding methyl-accepting chemotaxis protein, with protein sequence MKWTIRKKLVLISLILLALPTMIIGYFGYTGAKKGLDEQGTKGLKNNVILAEKLITVLNEEVKAGKLTLEEAQERARVMLIGKKQGDGKRSIDSKVDMGENGYFFALDDQGVAVAHPMKEGESLIDSQTPDGVYSTQEIIKRANSGGGFIEFEFEMPGGKEIAPKIVYADKEKNWGWIITSGSYMKEFNSEATKVLTTTLIVLLSALTIGIIFIFWFAGKIANPILVITKQVEKLAKGDLKTEEVSIKSNDEVGELSRYFNEMAGNLKTMILSVSEASHQVAGTSEQLSASSEETAKLVQHVAESVQEIASSAEGQVNRSSSSSNAAKNISTHINDIVMIVEDVSLASRQTADGAENGNEIITATVDHMTTVQEHTAGLSGIVNGLGSKSKEIGKIVSMITSVAEQTNLLALNASIEAARAGEQGKGFAVVANEVRKLAEQSADAAQQISSLIEAIQVDIDKSVVAMHEGESSVDEGLKLVNEAGDAFRDIVQAVRHVSDQVEEVSGAVLEMSKETKEMESLIEESEHTTDVAADYTQQIAAAAQEQSASVEEITTVSNMLSEMAQQLQESISDFKM encoded by the coding sequence ATGAAGTGGACAATACGTAAAAAGCTGGTTTTAATCTCATTGATTTTGTTAGCGCTTCCAACTATGATTATCGGCTACTTTGGATATACGGGTGCGAAGAAAGGTCTTGATGAACAAGGTACGAAAGGTCTTAAGAATAATGTAATCCTTGCGGAGAAATTAATTACTGTGCTAAATGAGGAAGTTAAAGCAGGTAAGCTGACACTTGAGGAAGCTCAGGAAAGGGCTAGAGTAATGCTCATTGGGAAGAAACAGGGAGATGGCAAACGTTCCATTGATTCAAAAGTGGATATGGGAGAGAATGGCTACTTTTTCGCACTTGATGATCAGGGGGTCGCTGTTGCCCATCCAATGAAAGAAGGAGAAAGCCTCATTGATAGCCAAACTCCCGATGGCGTATATTCTACTCAGGAGATTATCAAGAGAGCGAATAGCGGCGGTGGTTTTATAGAATTTGAATTTGAAATGCCTGGGGGCAAAGAAATAGCTCCGAAGATTGTTTATGCAGATAAAGAAAAGAACTGGGGATGGATTATCACATCAGGTTCTTATATGAAGGAATTCAACAGTGAAGCAACAAAAGTTCTAACAACGACATTGATTGTACTTCTGTCAGCCCTGACTATCGGAATTATATTCATTTTCTGGTTTGCCGGAAAGATTGCCAATCCGATTTTAGTTATTACAAAGCAGGTCGAAAAGCTGGCGAAAGGGGATTTGAAAACTGAAGAGGTCTCTATCAAATCGAATGATGAGGTAGGCGAATTGTCCCGTTACTTCAATGAAATGGCTGGAAATTTAAAGACGATGATACTGAGTGTATCGGAAGCTTCCCATCAGGTTGCAGGTACATCAGAACAATTATCAGCAAGTAGTGAAGAGACTGCCAAGCTGGTTCAACATGTTGCAGAATCGGTACAGGAAATTGCAAGCAGCGCAGAGGGACAAGTGAACCGTTCCAGTTCGTCCAGCAATGCAGCCAAGAATATCTCAACTCATATAAATGATATTGTCATGATTGTGGAGGATGTCAGTCTCGCCTCACGTCAAACAGCAGATGGGGCAGAAAATGGTAACGAGATTATTACGGCAACTGTTGATCATATGACGACTGTCCAGGAACATACTGCCGGGCTTTCGGGCATTGTAAACGGGCTTGGCAGCAAATCAAAGGAAATTGGTAAAATTGTTTCAATGATTACAAGTGTCGCCGAACAGACGAATTTGCTTGCACTTAATGCATCGATTGAGGCAGCACGTGCAGGTGAGCAGGGGAAAGGTTTTGCTGTCGTTGCCAATGAAGTTCGCAAACTTGCAGAGCAGTCCGCTGACGCCGCACAGCAAATCAGCAGTCTGATTGAAGCGATTCAAGTCGACATTGATAAGTCGGTCGTCGCGATGCATGAAGGAGAGTCATCTGTTGATGAGGGACTGAAGCTCGTAAACGAAGCTGGTGATGCATTCAGGGATATCGTGCAGGCTGTGCGTCATGTTTCTGATCAGGTGGAGGAAGTTTCCGGGGCTGTTCTTGAAATGTCCAAAGAAACAAAAGAAATGGAAAGCCTAATTGAAGAATCAGAGCATACGACGGACGTAGCAGCAGATTATACACAGCAAATTGCCGCAGCTGCTCAGGAGCAGAGTGCGTCAGTGGAAGAGATAACAACAGTGTCCAATATGCTTTCGGAAATGGCACAGCAACTTCAGGAATCAATTAGTGATTTTAAAATGTGA